A stretch of the Marivirga tractuosa DSM 4126 genome encodes the following:
- a CDS encoding TonB-dependent receptor, whose protein sequence is MKNCILLLILISFGLHSHAQNRISGYIKDAKTGENLIGANIWQPATKKGTAANNYGFYSLNIPGDTATLEISYVGYATIKKFIELDGDTQLNFELKLSDALSEVVVKGTRPDLELTKMSSMKITSENIKAIPALLGEVDVLKTIQLMPGVQSGSEGSSGIYVRGGGPDQNLILLDGVPVYNASHLFGFFSVFNADAISNVEVIKGGFPARYGGRLSSVIDINMKDGNMKNWQAEGGVGLIASRLSVEGPIKKDKGSIILSGRRTYIDVLARPFIRMATEGADVGYYFYDFNGKANYIISDKDRIYLSAYTGADKFYARYEEEFDDGGSISEYRDEAGIKWGNFTTAARWNHLFSNRLFLNTTATYSKYNFELFNDSYYRYATATTEEEESFYAAYNSGIQDYGLKMDFDYFLNNDHSLKFGVNYIYHIFQPEAFNIEADFSDDFDIPKSKAVYGNEFSLYVEDEFEPFNNLKINAGIHTSAFAVKDELYPSFQPRVSARYLVNKNLSFKASYAEMAQFLHLLTNSGIGLPTDLWVPATDNIKPQFSQQTAIGMSSLLADGKYDFSIEGYYKNMNNLIEYKEGSNFLNVSESWEDKVAVGNGWSYGAEFLIRKKEGKFNGWLGYTLSYNNRQFEELNFGRVFPYKYDRRHDLSLVMNYKVGDDWEISGTWVYGTGNSITLPIAQYPTLNETPELRNEYGYGNTDIYQYSDRNAYRMPAYHRADIGVTWYKDKKWGSSSWTLSAYNLYNRRNPFYIETRTNSIGETSFNQISLFQFIPSITYNFKIRPHEK, encoded by the coding sequence ATGAAAAACTGCATACTACTGCTTATCCTGATTAGTTTCGGGTTGCATTCTCATGCTCAAAACAGAATAAGTGGCTATATAAAAGATGCTAAAACAGGCGAAAATTTAATCGGTGCCAATATTTGGCAGCCAGCCACAAAGAAAGGAACTGCTGCTAATAATTACGGCTTTTATAGTTTAAACATTCCGGGAGACACTGCGACTTTAGAAATTTCTTACGTGGGATATGCCACAATCAAAAAATTCATTGAATTAGATGGTGATACACAGCTTAATTTTGAATTGAAGCTATCCGATGCATTGTCAGAAGTTGTGGTTAAAGGCACTAGACCTGACTTGGAACTCACCAAAATGAGCAGCATGAAAATTACTTCGGAAAACATTAAAGCAATACCCGCTTTACTTGGAGAAGTAGATGTCTTGAAAACTATCCAATTGATGCCGGGCGTACAAAGTGGTTCAGAAGGTAGCAGCGGGATTTATGTTAGAGGTGGTGGCCCTGACCAAAATTTGATTTTACTTGATGGCGTACCAGTATATAATGCTTCTCACCTATTTGGATTCTTTTCCGTTTTCAATGCTGATGCCATTAGCAATGTAGAAGTAATTAAAGGCGGCTTTCCTGCAAGATATGGTGGAAGACTTTCCTCTGTAATTGACATCAACATGAAAGATGGTAATATGAAAAATTGGCAAGCAGAAGGCGGGGTTGGTTTAATTGCCTCAAGACTTTCAGTGGAAGGGCCAATTAAGAAAGATAAAGGTTCCATAATTTTATCAGGAAGAAGAACTTATATTGATGTATTGGCAAGACCCTTTATAAGAATGGCTACAGAAGGCGCTGATGTAGGCTATTATTTCTATGATTTCAACGGCAAAGCAAACTATATAATTTCAGATAAAGACCGAATCTATCTTAGTGCTTATACTGGAGCAGATAAATTTTATGCTCGTTATGAAGAAGAGTTTGATGATGGAGGCTCCATTTCAGAATACAGAGATGAAGCTGGAATCAAATGGGGAAATTTCACTACAGCTGCAAGATGGAACCATCTATTTTCTAATCGCTTATTCCTCAACACCACAGCGACCTATTCAAAATATAATTTCGAACTTTTTAACGATAGTTATTATCGTTATGCCACTGCCACAACTGAGGAGGAAGAAAGCTTCTATGCTGCTTACAATTCTGGAATTCAAGATTATGGCTTAAAAATGGACTTTGACTATTTTTTAAATAATGATCATAGTCTAAAATTTGGAGTGAATTACATTTATCACATTTTTCAGCCAGAAGCTTTTAATATTGAAGCAGATTTTTCGGATGATTTTGATATCCCTAAGAGTAAAGCTGTTTACGGTAATGAATTTTCACTTTATGTAGAAGATGAATTCGAGCCTTTTAATAATCTCAAAATAAATGCAGGTATTCATACTTCAGCTTTTGCAGTAAAAGATGAACTATATCCTTCCTTCCAACCTAGAGTGTCAGCACGGTATCTGGTCAACAAAAATTTATCTTTTAAAGCCTCTTATGCTGAAATGGCTCAATTCCTTCATCTTTTAACTAATTCGGGCATTGGTTTACCAACCGACTTGTGGGTGCCAGCAACAGATAACATAAAACCACAGTTTTCACAGCAAACAGCAATAGGAATGTCCTCCTTATTAGCGGATGGTAAATACGATTTCTCGATTGAGGGATATTACAAAAACATGAACAACCTCATTGAGTATAAGGAAGGATCAAATTTCTTAAATGTTTCTGAAAGTTGGGAAGATAAAGTAGCCGTTGGAAACGGGTGGAGCTATGGAGCTGAGTTTTTAATAAGAAAAAAAGAAGGCAAATTTAACGGTTGGTTAGGTTACACCCTTTCCTATAACAACCGACAATTTGAAGAATTAAATTTCGGAAGAGTTTTTCCTTATAAATATGACCGAAGACACGACCTCAGTTTGGTCATGAATTATAAAGTTGGGGATGATTGGGAAATCAGCGGAACTTGGGTCTATGGGACTGGAAACTCAATCACTTTACCTATAGCACAATACCCGACTTTAAATGAAACTCCTGAACTTCGAAATGAATACGGCTATGGAAACACTGACATCTACCAATACAGCGACAGAAATGCCTATAGAATGCCTGCTTATCACCGGGCGGATATTGGAGTCACTTGGTACAAAGATAAAAAATGGGGTAGCTCAAGTTGGACTTTAAGTGCCTATAACTTATACAACAGAAGAAACCCTTTCTATATCGAAACGCGAACAAATTCAATTGGAGAAACTAGCTTCAATCAAATTAGTTTGTTCCAGTTCATTCCTTCAATTACTTATAATTTCAAAATCAGACCTCATGAAAAATAG
- a CDS encoding DUF4249 domain-containing protein: MKNSIKIAFFSLLSISFFSCEKEVEIDIDEEEQKLVLNTWLKPNESPEVQISYSSFIFNKRGTGFIDNARVLIFEDGIEMGELNHINQGFYNNESIELKAGSNYEFEVLHDDYQRISSTEKIPSNLQDNEVEIAYEINPNGSYSSNSYNTTVTIKIQDDGNEENYYLARVAQRTTYWNMGDEDTTSVRNFVYLEPIDPQTQDTYLPNSGGHFILSDDIFNGKEYEMKLGAYNDLRSYESISDDSTYYQATNYEIEFHKINRALYLYLITIDNNQYPGPFTEPTQMYSNIENGYGIFATSSYTTYIIEEPNDSWYY, translated from the coding sequence ATGAAAAATAGTATCAAAATAGCATTTTTCAGCTTACTTAGTATTTCATTTTTCTCTTGTGAAAAAGAAGTTGAAATTGATATAGATGAAGAAGAACAAAAATTGGTTCTTAATACTTGGTTAAAACCTAATGAAAGTCCCGAGGTTCAAATAAGCTATTCTTCATTTATATTTAATAAAAGAGGGACAGGCTTCATTGATAATGCTCGTGTTCTCATCTTCGAAGACGGCATTGAGATGGGAGAATTGAACCATATTAATCAAGGGTTTTACAATAATGAAAGTATAGAATTGAAAGCGGGTAGTAATTATGAATTTGAAGTGCTCCATGATGATTATCAAAGGATTTCTTCAACTGAAAAAATACCCAGTAATTTACAAGACAATGAAGTTGAAATAGCATATGAGATAAATCCAAATGGAAGTTATTCTAGCAACTCTTACAACACTACTGTAACCATCAAAATACAAGATGATGGAAATGAAGAAAATTATTACTTGGCTAGAGTTGCGCAACGTACTACTTATTGGAACATGGGCGATGAAGATACTACTAGCGTCAGAAATTTTGTGTATTTGGAGCCAATAGACCCACAAACCCAAGACACCTATTTACCTAACTCAGGGGGCCACTTTATTCTTTCAGACGACATCTTCAATGGCAAAGAGTACGAGATGAAGCTTGGTGCGTATAATGATTTGAGAAGCTATGAATCGATATCAGACGATTCTACCTATTATCAAGCTACTAACTATGAAATAGAGTTCCATAAAATAAACCGAGCGCTTTACCTCTATTTAATCACTATCGATAACAATCAATATCCCGGGCCTTTTACTGAGCCTACCCAAATGTATTCAAACATTGAAAATGGGTACGGAATATTTGCAACTTCTAGTTATACAACATATATAATTGAAGAACCCAATGATAGTTGGTACTATTAA